In Rhodococcus pseudokoreensis, the DNA window CGGTCACCGCGGTCACCGACTTCGACGCCTCCCGCGCCGCCGCGATCGCCGAAGAGGTCGGCGCCCGCACCGTCGCAACCGCGGCAGAGTTGATCGCCGCCCCCGACGTCGACGCGGTGATCATCGCGTCCCACGACTCCGCCCACGCCGAGCAGGTTGGTCTGTGCCTCGATCACCGCAAGCCGGTGCTCTGCGAGAAGCCGCTGGCCCCGACTGTCGACGAATGCCGAGACCTGGTCGCGAAGGAAGATGCGCTCGCTCTCGCGAAACCACTCGTCTCGGTGGGATTCATGCGCAGATTCCACCACCCCTACGTGGCCTTGGCCGACGAAGTGCGGTCCGGGTCCATCGGCACTCCCTTGCTCGTGCGCAGCTCGCACCGCAACGTCGCCGCGTATCCCGGTGGAGACTCGGCGAGCACCGTCACCAACTCCGCCATCCACGAAATCGACATCACCAGCTGGCTTCTCGGGGTGCCGATCGTGGAGGTCAGCTGGCATGCACCGCGCTCGACGTCCCACGACACCTCGCGGCAGGACCCGCAGGTGCTCCTGCTGAGGACCGCCGACGGCGCCTTGACCTTGGTCGACGTCTTCGTCAATGCCCGCTACGGCTACGACGTGCGCTGCGAGGTCGTCGGCGAAACCGGAGCGGTCAGTCTGGCACCGAGTCATGCCCTGACGGTCGACTCGTCGCTGCGTTCGGCGGCCACGTACCCGGAGGACTGGCGGCCGCTGTTCGCCGACGCCTACCGACGCCAGTTGCAGGCCTGGGTCGAATCGCTCGCCGCAGACACACCCACCCCCTTGGCGACCGCCCGCGACGGATTGCGGGCCACCGAGGTCGCCGCCGCCTTGATCGACTCGATGAACAACGCTGGCGCCGTCACCCCGGTGAGGAATTCATGACCGTCGCTCTACGACTTACTCGCCATCCGCGTTTTACGATCGAGACGACCACCGAAGGGTACGGGGCATGATCAACTCACCACGTCCGGAACTATTAGCCGCCTGTTGGACCTCCGCCGGCAATGTGATGCCGGCGCGAGGCTTGGACCTGAGTCCGATCCCGATCCGCGAGCGCATCGAGGCCGTCGCCCGAACCGGCTACACCGGGTTCGGATTGACCCGCCCCGATCTGGTCGCCGCCCGGGAAACGGTAGGGCTCGGTGAGGTCGCGAAGATGCTGGCCGACAACGGCATCACCCATGTGCAGCTCGAGTGGATCACCAACTGGTGGACCACCGGCGACGCCCGCGCGGCCTCCGACGAGGTCCGCCGGGATCTGTTCGAGGCCGCCCCCATCCTCGGTGTCGACAATATCAAGGTCGGCGCGGACGACGACGGTGTCCCGGTCTCCCGGGACCTGCTCTGCGAGCAGTTCGATGCCCTGGCGACCGACGGTGCGGCTGCGGGCGTCAAGATCGCGTTCGAGAACACCCCGTTCTCGCACCACGTCAAGACGACCGAACAGGCGGCGCAGTTCGTCCAGGACGTCGACAACCCCAACGGCGGACTCATCCTCGACATCTGGCACGCCTTCCGGGGCGGCACCGACTACGACACGCTTCCGCAGCTCGTTCCATCGCGGTTCGTGTTCGGAGTCGAACTCGACGACGGCTGGTCCACTGTCCGGGGAACCGACCTCGAGGACACCTTCGACAACCGAGTTCCCTGCGGTGAGGGCGAATTCGACGTCCCGAAATTCATCCACGCGGTCCGCCGGATCGGCTTCGACGGACCGTGGGGAGTCGAGCACATGTCGCAGGAGTTCCGGCAGCTGCCCGTCGTCGACGCCCTCACCCGGGCACGCGGCGGCGTCCTGCAGTGCTTCGAGATCGCCGACGCGGTGGCCGCGAAACAGGGCAACACCTGATCTCAGCGGATCTCCCGTCGCCATCCCGTCCGCGACGATGAGGCGAAAATGATGGAAATACCGTCTTGATTGAGGCGTAAGTCACAACAAGACTGACAAGGGCACACAGACAGCACCCGCCGACGCTGTTGATACGCGGACCGGACGTGTGCATGACCGACCCACCGGCACTGATGTCGGTAGGGACAGATCGAAAGGAATCCAGTGGCCACCCTGTTGGACGGGAAAGTAGTTCTGATCAGCGGAGGGACGCAAGGTGTCGGCGCAGGCGTCGTGCGAGCCGCGGCCCGCGAGGGCGCGAAGGTCGTGTTCACCGGTCGCCGCGCCGAGGCCGGTAAGACCCTGGCCACCGAACTCGAATCCGAGGGCGCACAGGTCCGGTTCGTGCAAGCCGACCTCGCCGACCCGGCCGAGGCGAAAAACTCGGTGACGCGGACCATCGAGGAGTTCGGCCGCATCGACGCACTGTGCAACGCGGCCGGCCTGACCACCCGCGGCACCCTACTCGACACCACGCCGGAGTTGTTCGACCAGCACATGGCCGTCAACCTGCGGGCCCCGTTCTTCACCATGCAGGCCGCCGTCGCGGACATGGTGGCACGGAAGGCGCCGGGAACGATCGTCAACATCATCTCCATCGCGCAGCACGGCGGGCAGTCCTACCTGGCCCCGTACGTGTCGGCGAAGGCCGGGCTGGCGGGGCTGACCCGCAACGCCGCCTACGCGCACCGCTTCGACCGGATCCGGATCAACGGCCTCAACATCGGCTGGACCGAGACCGAGGGCGAGACCGCGATCCAGCAACGCTTCCACGGCGCCGACGACAACTGGGCCGCCGAAGCCGCGGCGAAGGTGCCGATGGGCAAACTCGGGCAGGTCGACGAGATCGCCGACATGGTGGTGTTCCTGCTCTCGGAGCGCAGCGGCGTCGTCACCGGCTCGGTCATCGACTGGGACCAGACCATTATCGGAGGGCAGGACTGATGGGATCGACACTCGGCGTGATCGGCCTCGGCCGGATCGGCGCATTCCACACCGACACCCTGGCTCAGTTGCCGGGGGTGGACGGCCTCGTCGTCACCGACGAGCGTCCGGACGTCACCGCGGCCGTGGCCGCGAAGTTCGGGGCGCGCGCGGTCGAGGACGCCGCTGCGGTCTTCGCCTCGGGCGTGGACGGGGTGGTGATCGCGGCCGCCACCCCGGCACATGCGCCGCTGATCCTGGCCGCCGTCGATGCCGGGATTCCGGTGTTCTGCGAGAAGCCGGTCGCGTTCACCGCCGACGAGAGCTACCAGGTCGTCGAGCGGCTGAAGTCCTCGACTGTCCCGGTGCAGATCGGGTACAACCGCCGGTTCGATCCCGCGTTCGTCGCCGCCCGCAACGCCGTCGTCGGCGGGGAACTCGGCTGGCTGCACACGGTGCGCTCGACCACCCTCGACCCGGCGCCGCCGCCGGCGGAGTACGTGGCCGCGTCCGGTGGGATCTTCCGCGACTGCAGCGTCCACGACTTCGACATCGTCCGCTGGGTCGTCGGACACGAGGTGACCGAGGTGTATGCCGCCGGCACCAACCAGGGCGACTCGATCTTCGCCGACCACGGCGACGTCGACACCGCCACCACCACCCTGACCTTCGAGAACGGCACCCTCGGGGTCGTCTCCAACACCCGCTACAACGCCCGCGGCTACGACTGTCGCCTCGAGGTCCATGGCTCCCAGGACAGCGTCGTCGCCGGCTGGGACGCGAACGCCCCGGTGCGCAACCTCGAACCCGGCATCGCCTTCCCCGACGGCCCGCCGCACCAGTTCTTCATGGACCGCTTCACCTCCGCCTACCGCGCCGAACTCGGCGCGTTCCTCGAGGTGATCGCCGGCACCGCACCCTCGCCGTGCACCGCCGCCGACGCCCTCGAGGTGGCGTGGATCGCCGAGGCGGCCACGCTGTCCCTCTCCCACCACCGACCCGTCCAGATGAGTGAGGTTCGACGATGATTCGTATTGCAGGAGCACCTATTTCGTGGGGTGTCTGTGAAGTTCCCGGCTGGGGTCACCAGCTCGGCCCCGAACGGGTGCTCTCGGAGATGCGCGACGCCGGCCTCGAAGCCGCCGAGATCGGACCCGACGGATTCCTGCCCGCCGACCCGCAGGAACTGGCCGCCACCCTCGCCTCGTACGACCTGAAGGCGGTCGGCGGTTTCACCCCGGTCCTGCTGCACGACGCCGGCCACGACCCGGTCCCCGACATCACCGGCACCCTGGCCGCGTTCACCGCCGCCGGCGCCGAGGTGCTGGTGCTGGCCGCGATCACCGGCACCGACGGCTACGATTCGCGGCCCGACCTCGACGACGCCGGCTGGAAGACCTTGCTGTCGAACCTGGACCGGCTGCACGACGTCGCCGCCGAGCAGGGCATCCGGGCGGTCCTGCACCCGCACGTGGGCACCATGATCGAGCAGAACATCGAGGTCCAGCGGGTCCTCGACGGCTCCTCGATTCCGCTGTGCCTGGACACCGGGCACCTGCTGATCGGCGGCACCGACCCGCTCGAGCTGGCCCGGGCCGCCGCCGACCGGATCACCCACACGCACCTCAAGGACGTCGACGCCGAGTTCGCCGCCCGCGTGCAGGCCGGTGAGCTGAGCTACACCGAGGCCGTCGCCCAGGGCATGTACACCCCACTCGGCACCGGTGACGTCGACGTCGCCGGCGTCGTCCGGCACCTCGTCGGCTCCGGCTTCGACGGCTGGTTCACCCTCGAGCAGGACACCATCCTCGCCGGCGAACCCGACGGTGAGGGACCGGTCACGGACGTCAAGACCAGCGCGGCATTCCTGCGGAGCCTGCAGCTGTGACCGAGCTGCGGATCGGCGTCCTCGGCGCCTCCCGGATCGCGGAGATGGCGATCGTGAAGCCCGCCCAGATCCTGGGTCACCGGCTGGTCGCGGTCGCCGCCCGCGACCGTGGCCGCGCCGAGACGTTCGCGCAGACGCACGCCGTCGAGCGGGTCGTCGACTCGTACGCCGAGCTGATCGCCGACCCCGAAGTCGACGTGATCTACAACCCCCTCGCCAACGCCTTCCACGCCGAATGGAATCTGAAGGCGATCGAGGCCGGCAAGGCGGTGCTGACCGAGAAACCGTTCGCCCGCAACGCCACCGAAGCCGATCGGGTCCGCCGCGCGGCCCGCGAGCGCGGTGTGCCGATCATGGAGGGATTCCACTACCTCTTCCACCCGATCGTCGGGCGGATGTTCGAGCTGCTCGAGGACGGCACCCTCGGTACCCTGCAACGGGTCGAGGTGATCATGCGGATGCCCGAACCCAAACCCGACGACCCACGGTGGCGGCTCGAACTCGCCGGCGGGTCGGTGATGGACCTCGGCTGCTACGGCTTGCACGTGCACCGCCATCTCGCCCGCTTCGCCGGCGGCGAACCCACCGTGGTGGCAGCACGCGCCGTCGAACGCACCCCCGGAGTCGACGAGTCCTGCGACATCGAGCTCGTCTTCCCCAGCGGCGCAACGGGATCGAACACGAACTCGATGACCTGGGATCGGTTCGAGATGACCCTGCGACTCGTCGGGGACCGCGGTGAAGCCCTCGCGCACGACTACATGCTCCAATCCGGCGACGACCGGATCACCGTCACCACCGACGCCGGGACCGCCGTCGAGCACCTCGGCACCCGTTCGACGTACACCTATCAGCTCGACACCTTCGCTCGACACCTTGCCGACGGGACCACGTTCCCGATCGACGCCGACGACGCGGTCACCACCATGGAGCTCATCGACTCCGCGTACCGCGCCGCGGGCCTGCCCCTCCGGTAGACCCCTTCACCCCGCCGGGCCGTGAGAACCGACTTCCGACGTCCGGCCCGGCGGGACCTCCACACCCTTGCCTCACCGTGTTACCCCCTCCCCCGCTGCGTCGCCATGCCTGCATGGTTGCCGCTTCCCGAAAGGTCCACGACATGGACACACACAACGGCCCGAACACCCCACTCCCGCGGACGACCACTCGCCGGGTGACCACCCTGGCGCTGGGCGTCGCCGCGGCCGTGCTGCTCGCAGGATGTTCGAGCTCCGGCGGGAAACCCGAATCGACCGGTAGCGGAATGGCCTCCGGCAGCGCCGACACCCCCCGCGCTACCATCGCCATGATCACCCACGAGGTGCCGGGCGACACGTTCTGGGACCTGATCCGCAAGGGCGCCGAAACCGCGGCGGCGAAAGACAACGTCGAACTGCGATACTCCGCAGACCCCGAGGCACCGAACCAGGCCAACCTGGTCCAGAGCGCCCTCGACAGCAAGGTCGACGGCATCGCCGTCACGCTCGCCAAGCCGGACGCGATGGCACCGGCCGTGAAGGCCGCCGTCGACGCGGGAACCCCGATCGTCGCCTTCAACGGAGGAATGGACCAGTACCAGGCACAGGGCATTTCACAGTACTTCGGTCAGGACGAGAAACTCGCCGGCATCTCGGCCGGGAAGCGCCTGACCGCCGACGGCGCGAAGAAGGCGCTGTGCGTCATCCAGGAGCAGGGCCAGATCGCACTCGAAACCCGGTGCGCGGGTGTGATCGAAGGCTTCAAGGGACAGACCGAGATCCTCAACGTCAACAGCAAGGACATGCCCTCGGTCGAGGCGACGATCACCGCGAAACTGCAGCAGGACCCCTCGATCGATCACGTCGTCGCACTCGGCGCACCAATTGCGTTGACGGCCATCCAATCCAAGGCCAACGCCGGCAGCGACGCGACGATCGTCACCTTCGACACCAACGCAGCCCTCGTCGACGCGATCAAGGCCGGCGACGTGCAGTGGGCGATCGACCAGCAGCCGTTCCTGCAGGGTTACCTCGCAGTGGACTCGCTGTGGCTGTACCTGAACAACCGCAACACCATCGGCGGCGGCACGCCCACTCTGACCGGCCCCGCCTTCATCGACCAGTCCAACATCGACTCGATCGCCGAGTACGCCAAGGCCGGAACCCGCTGAGCACGGTGCCCGGCACACCACCGCGTGCCGGGCACCGTCGGCGTCACGGAAGGAAAGTCATGTCCACACAGCAAGATCTGGACCTTGCCAGTCACAAGGTCGTCCACGACGAGCGGGTGAAGGAACAAAAACGCCTGCAACGGCTGCTGGTACGCCCGGAAGTCGGGTCCCTGTTCGGTGCGATCGCGATCTTCATCTTCTTCATGATCGTCGCACCCCCGTTCCGCAGCCCCGAGGCCCTGGCCACCGTCCTCTACGCCTCCTCCACCATCGGGATCATGGCCTGCGCGGTCGCGCTGCTGATGATCGGCGGCGAATTCGACCTCTCCGCCGGCGTCGCGGTCACCACCAGCTCCCTCGCCGCGTCGATGATCGCCTACAACCTGCACCTGAACCTGTGGGCCGGCGCCGCCCTCGCCCTGGTGGTGTCCCTCGCCGTCGGATTCTTCAACGGCTACCTGGTGATGAAAACGAAGATCCCCAGCTTCCTGATCACCCTGAGCTCGTTCCTGATGCTCACCGGCATCAACCTGGCGGTCACCAAACTGATCACCGGGCAGGTCGCCACCCCCAGCGTCTCCGACATGCAGGGCTTCGACTCGGCGAAGAAGGTATTCGCGTCCTCGTTCGTCGTAGGTGGGGTGTCCGTCCGGATCACCGTGGTGTGGTGGCTGCTGTTCACCGCGATCGCCACCTGGGTGCTGTTCAAGACCCGGATCGGGAACTGGATCTTCGCCGTCGGCGGCAACCAGGACTCCGCCCGCGCCATCGGCGTGCCGGTCACCAAGGTCAAGATCGGGTTGTTCATGACCGTCGGGTTCGCCGCCTGGTTCGTCGGCATGCACCTGCTGTTCTCGTTCAACACCGTCCAATCCGGGCAGGGAATCGGCAACGAGTTCCTGTACATCATCGCCGCGGTCATCGGCGGCTGCCTGCTCACCGGCGGCTACGGCACCGCGATCGGCGCCGCGATCGGCGCGTTCATCTTCGGGATGACCAACCAGGGCATCGTCTACGCCGGCTGGAACCCGGACTGGTTCAAATTCTTCCTCGGCGCGATGCTGCTGTTCGCGGTCATCGCCAACAACGCCTTCCGCAACTACGCCGCCAAGAGGTGACCGGTATGAGTACCACCGAACAGATCCCCGTCGACACCGAACCCGGTGGAGGCGGCAAGATCCCGCTGATCGAACTCAAACACGTCGGCAAGCAGTACGGCAACATCATCGCCCTCGAAGACATCAACCTGCGCGTCAAGGCCGGGGAGGTCACCGGTGTCCTCGGCGACAACGGGGCCGGCAAGTCCACCCTGATCAAGATCATGGCCGGCCTGCACCAGCAGAGCTCCGGGGACCTGCTCGTCGACGGCGACCCGCTGACGTTCGGGTCGCCGAAGGAGGCCCTGTCCAAGGGCATCGCCACCGTCTACCAGGACCTGGCCGTGGTGTCGCTGATGCCGGTGTGGCGGAACTTCTTCCTCGGCCAGGAACTGCGCAAGGGCCCGCTGCGGTCCCTCGACTCGAACGCGATGCGCGCCACCACCAAGGAAGAACTCCACAAGATGGGCATCGACCTGCCCGACGTCGACGCCCCCATCGGATCGCTGTCCGGCGGTCAACGCCAGTGCGTGGCGATCGCCCGGGCGATCTTCTTCGGCGCCCGCGTCCTGATCCTCGACGAGCCCACCGCCGCCCTGGGTGTCAAACAGTCCGGGATGGTCCTGCGCTACATCTCCGCCGCCAAGGAACAAGGCTTCGGGGTGGTGTTCATCACCCACAACCCGCACCACGCCTACATGGTCGGCGACCACTTCGTGCTCCTCAACCGCGGCCGCCAGAAACTGGACTGCACCTTCGACGAAATCAGCCTCGAAGAACTCACCCAGCAAATGGCCGGCGGCGACGAACTCGAAGCACTCACCCACGAACTACGGCGCTGAACCCACTCCATCATTCGCTACGACGACTGCACCGCCCCGACGCCATCGGGGCGGTGCTGTCTTGCCGTCAGGGCATGTTGTAGGGGGTGATGATGCGAATGGGTGACATCGCTGTGGTCACTCCCGACAGTCCGCCGCGTGCCTGAATCAGCATGCGGCACGCGAGGTTCGCGTCCGAACGAAGATCGTGTTCGAGGACGGCGGAGATCTTCTTGTCCCGGAGCAGTTGCCTGTTGTCCTCGTCGAGGTCGTGGGCGATGAACACGCGGCAACTGCGGCCGAGTTTCTCGAAGGCACGCACGGTCGCCGTGTTGCCGCCGCCGATCGAATAGACGGCCTCGATGTCCGGGTTACGTTCGAGGGTGTCGAGAACGAGGTGCTCGACCGTTGTGTCGAGGCCTTCGCTTTCGGAAATGTCGATCAGGGTGCGCTGCGATCCGAACCCTCCGACGCTGCCCGAGCGGCGCAGGGCGCCGCGAAATCCCATCTCGCGCTCTTCCTCTCCACGAAACGCGTTGCTGCTGAGCGTGATCAGCACACTCGAGGGGGTGTTGTACAGCCATTGCTCGAGCAGGTAGGCGGCTGTTTCCCCGGCCGCCCGGTTCTCGATGCCGACGTAGCCGACCCGACTGCTGCCCGGCACGTCGGTGGCATAGGTGACGACCGGGATCCCCGCCTCGGTGAGCCGGTCGATGGCATCGGAGACCTCCGGGGTGTCCGGCGACTTCACGATGATCCCGTGGGAGGGGCGTTTGATCAGCTTGTCGAGCACGTCGACCATGGCCGGCACCGAGCCGGTCTCCCGAAAGTGAAACCGGATCCGGACCACCGCGGGGGCGAGGGACGGCAGTACCGCCTCCACCGCCTCCCGGAAGGCTCCGGAGAATCGCGGCGGTGCCTGCATGACAACGTCGAAGAGGTATTTTCGCCCCGCCAGCCGCAGCTGGGACTGTTGTTTGTCGAGGTCGATGATCGCCTGTGCGACTTCCGCGCGAGTGCCTTCCCGCACTCCCGGACGGTTGTGGAGCACGCGGTCGACCGTCGCCTCGCTGAGGCCCGCCTGTTGGGCGATCTCCCGAACCTTGTAACGACTATGCGCCACAACTTCTCCCTCGAGGTGAAAATGATGGACAATGCCTGTTGATTGAGGCTCATGTCACAGCAAGACTAGCAGGGGTACGACGAAAGGAAAGCTGTGACGACCTGTCGGATCGGAAGCCGTGTCGGCCGAACAAGATTTCCGAACACGTTGTCCCAGCGCTACTTCCAGGACACCGCGGACCTTCCCTCGACATCCGCACGCATACTCCGGTCGCCGACCCCGGCGCCGCGGAAAGGCTTCACATGACCACGCCAGCGCAATTCGCACTTCATGCCCTGAAGCGCGACGAGGAGAATGTTTCATGTTGACCGACTCCGGCCACGTATCCGTGGCCACATCCAGTCCGACGCGCAAAAGCCGGCCCTCGAAGCGGCTCGGCTTCATCGCCTTCATCGCGACGTTCGGCGGCCTACTCTTCGGATACGACACGGGTGTCATCAACGGCGCTCTCGAACCGCTCAAGGAAGACCTCGGACTCACCGCGGTCACCGAGGGGTTCGTGGTCAGCATCCTCATCTTCGGCGCCGCGTTCGGGGCACTGATCGGCGGCCGGCTCTCCGACCGATACGGTCGCCGCCATAACATCCTGTTGCTCTCGGTCGTGTTCATGATCGGAACCCTCGGCTGCGTCCTCGCACCGACGTGGGAGGTGTTGGCGGCCTTCCGATTCGTCCTCGGCCTCGCCGTCGGCGGTGCGTCGGCAACCGTTCCTGTGTATCTGGCCGAATTGTCCCCAGCGGAACGTCGCGGCAGCATCGTTTCACGCAACGAGTTCATGATCGTCTCGGGTCAATTCGCCGCATTCGTCATCAACGCGATCATCTTCAACATCTGGGGTGAGCACGATTCGGTGTGGCGGTACATGCTGGCGGTCGCCGTGGCCCCGGCGATCGTCCTGCTGGTCGGCATGCTCCGGATGCCCGAAAGCCCCCGCTGGCTGATCTCGCAGGGCCGTCACGACGACGCGCTCGCAGTACTTCAGCAGGTCCGCACACCGGAAGAAGCCCAGGCCGAGATGGCGGAGGTCGAAGCCCTCGCCGAAGAAGAGAAGCTCACTCAGGTCGGCGGCCCGATCGACCTGTCCGTGAAGTGGATCCGGCGCCTGCTCCTGATCGGGATCGGCCTCGGGGTGTTTCAGCAGTTCACCGGCATCAACTCGGTGATGTACTACGGGACCCAGCTACTCGCGGACGCCGGTTTCTCCTCCAGCGCCGCCATCATCGCCAACACCCTCAACGGTCTGGTCAGCGTTCTCGGTATCACCATCGCGCTGAAGGTGATGAACAAGGTCAACCGTCGCACCATGCTGTTCGTCGGTTTCGCACTCATCACCGTCTTTCACCTGCTGATCGGCCTCTCGGCGGTGCTCCTGCCGGATGGCACCGTCAAGGCCTACTGCATCCTCGTATTCGTCGTCCTGTTCGTGTTCTCCATGCAGGGCACGATCGGACCACTGGCCTGGCTCATGCTCGCGGAGATCTTCCCACTGAAGATCCGCAGCTTCGCCATCGGTGTCTGCATCTTCGTCCTCTGGATCGCCAACGCCCTCGTGGCGCTGTTCTTCCCGCCGGTCGTCGCCGCCATCGGCATCGCGATGACATTCTTCATTTTTGCCGGACTCGGCCTTCTCGCACTGATCTTCACCACCCAGGTTCCCGAAACCCGCGGACGTTCCCTCGAAGAACTCGAAGACCATTTCCGCGCGAAGTACTCATGACCACACTTCGTCCAGAAGGATCCGGTCATGACAGTGCTCGTCGCGGTAACCGACACCCCCGAGGGTTCTCGAGCTCTGATCGCAGGAAAAGGGGAAGCTGAACGCCTCGGGACCACACTCTGCCGTCGCCGTTCTCAGCACGGCCTGCCTGATTGCGCCGAGCAACGCATGATCGCCGACAACAACACCGACATGCGAGCACGGCCAAGCCTATCCGGCCGTGGAGCCTTTCGCGGAGCCGACGACCTCGACGAGGTGGGTCGCCAGTTTCTCCGAGGACTGAGGGTTCTGCCCGGTGTACAGATTGCGGTCGACGACCACGTACGGACGCAGCGGGATCAATTTCTTGGAGTACTCGATGCCGGCTTCTTTCAACCTGTCCTCCAGCAACCACGGCGCTTTCTTGGCGAACCGGTTCAGTAGTTCTTCGCGGTTGGACAGTCCGGTCATCCGGTAACCGGCGAAGGCTGAGGTGCCATCCGGGTTGGTCGCGGCCAGGACCGCCGCCGGCGCGTGGCACAGCAGCGCCAGCGGTTTGCCCGACGCCAGACGGTGGGTCAGCAGATCCCCTGAAGTCTTGTCGTAGGCAAGATCTTCCATCGGACCGTGACCGCCTGGATAGAACACCAGGTCGAATTCGTCTGGGTCCACCGAATCCAGCGATGCCGGGTGGGAGAGCACATCGGCGATGCTGTCGAGGTAGCTCTTCACCTCGCGGCGCTTCCCCGGCATCCCTCCGGAGATACCGAGGCTGAGCTGATCGAGGGTCGGCGTTCTGCCGCCGGGGGTGGCCACGGCGATCTCCCATCCGGCTTCCGAGAAGATGCGGTGGGGCACCGCGAGTTCCTCGGCCCAATAGCCCGACGGATGAACGGTGCCGTCGTCGAGCGTCCAACGGTCGGCAGCGGTTACTACGAACAAGACCTTTGTCATGATGTGTTCCTCCGAAAGTCCAGTACGCGGGGCGTGCGTCCGCGTCAACCGCGTACGTGGCGACTCCACCTGGTCTTTGCCCGGGTAGTTGCGAGTGCTCGTTCCCCTCCGCCGTATAGGCGGGTTCACACGCGAGACGCACCGATCTCGCTGTGCGGCCGGGCAGCAAGCCATTTCGAGTACTGCCGAAGCGCGCGCCGTTTGACCAACTGGTCGGCAAACAGTGCGCGGGCGGGGCCGATGTTGACGGCGGGCTGCTTTCCGCGGGACAACCGGCGCAGTTGATAGCGCACCATGCCCATCCCGGCGAGGGACGCCAGCGGCTTGTCCTTCCATGTGACCGGTTTGAGCGAGGCCGTGGCGTCGGTTCCCGCGCGCCAGCGGGCCGGCAGATCGGGTGTCACAGCGAGGGCGGTGCCGATACCGACGAGCGCGACGTTGTTGGCGAGTACGTGCTCCGCGGTCTCGCGGCGGGTGATTCCCCCCGTCAGCATGAGTGGCACGGGGCTGTTCCGGGCAAGCTCGGCCGCTAATTCCAGGAAGTAGGCTTCCCTGGCCGCGGTGCGCCCGTCCACCGGGCGTCCGGACATCGCCGGGCTTTCGTAGCTGCCACCGGACACCTCGACCAGGTCGACGCCGAGTGGCGCCAG includes these proteins:
- a CDS encoding ABC transporter permease — protein: MSTQQDLDLASHKVVHDERVKEQKRLQRLLVRPEVGSLFGAIAIFIFFMIVAPPFRSPEALATVLYASSTIGIMACAVALLMIGGEFDLSAGVAVTTSSLAASMIAYNLHLNLWAGAALALVVSLAVGFFNGYLVMKTKIPSFLITLSSFLMLTGINLAVTKLITGQVATPSVSDMQGFDSAKKVFASSFVVGGVSVRITVVWWLLFTAIATWVLFKTRIGNWIFAVGGNQDSARAIGVPVTKVKIGLFMTVGFAAWFVGMHLLFSFNTVQSGQGIGNEFLYIIAAVIGGCLLTGGYGTAIGAAIGAFIFGMTNQGIVYAGWNPDWFKFFLGAMLLFAVIANNAFRNYAAKR
- a CDS encoding ATP-binding cassette domain-containing protein, yielding MSTTEQIPVDTEPGGGGKIPLIELKHVGKQYGNIIALEDINLRVKAGEVTGVLGDNGAGKSTLIKIMAGLHQQSSGDLLVDGDPLTFGSPKEALSKGIATVYQDLAVVSLMPVWRNFFLGQELRKGPLRSLDSNAMRATTKEELHKMGIDLPDVDAPIGSLSGGQRQCVAIARAIFFGARVLILDEPTAALGVKQSGMVLRYISAAKEQGFGVVFITHNPHHAYMVGDHFVLLNRGRQKLDCTFDEISLEELTQQMAGGDELEALTHELRR
- a CDS encoding LacI family DNA-binding transcriptional regulator, with product MAHSRYKVREIAQQAGLSEATVDRVLHNRPGVREGTRAEVAQAIIDLDKQQSQLRLAGRKYLFDVVMQAPPRFSGAFREAVEAVLPSLAPAVVRIRFHFRETGSVPAMVDVLDKLIKRPSHGIIVKSPDTPEVSDAIDRLTEAGIPVVTYATDVPGSSRVGYVGIENRAAGETAAYLLEQWLYNTPSSVLITLSSNAFRGEEEREMGFRGALRRSGSVGGFGSQRTLIDISESEGLDTTVEHLVLDTLERNPDIEAVYSIGGGNTATVRAFEKLGRSCRVFIAHDLDEDNRQLLRDKKISAVLEHDLRSDANLACRMLIQARGGLSGVTTAMSPIRIITPYNMP
- a CDS encoding sugar porter family MFS transporter yields the protein MLTDSGHVSVATSSPTRKSRPSKRLGFIAFIATFGGLLFGYDTGVINGALEPLKEDLGLTAVTEGFVVSILIFGAAFGALIGGRLSDRYGRRHNILLLSVVFMIGTLGCVLAPTWEVLAAFRFVLGLAVGGASATVPVYLAELSPAERRGSIVSRNEFMIVSGQFAAFVINAIIFNIWGEHDSVWRYMLAVAVAPAIVLLVGMLRMPESPRWLISQGRHDDALAVLQQVRTPEEAQAEMAEVEALAEEEKLTQVGGPIDLSVKWIRRLLLIGIGLGVFQQFTGINSVMYYGTQLLADAGFSSSAAIIANTLNGLVSVLGITIALKVMNKVNRRTMLFVGFALITVFHLLIGLSAVLLPDGTVKAYCILVFVVLFVFSMQGTIGPLAWLMLAEIFPLKIRSFAIGVCIFVLWIANALVALFFPPVVAAIGIAMTFFIFAGLGLLALIFTTQVPETRGRSLEELEDHFRAKYS
- a CDS encoding type 1 glutamine amidotransferase domain-containing protein, with translation MTKVLFVVTAADRWTLDDGTVHPSGYWAEELAVPHRIFSEAGWEIAVATPGGRTPTLDQLSLGISGGMPGKRREVKSYLDSIADVLSHPASLDSVDPDEFDLVFYPGGHGPMEDLAYDKTSGDLLTHRLASGKPLALLCHAPAAVLAATNPDGTSAFAGYRMTGLSNREELLNRFAKKAPWLLEDRLKEAGIEYSKKLIPLRPYVVVDRNLYTGQNPQSSEKLATHLVEVVGSAKGSTAG